CATCTGTGGCGAGTTAGTTCGCGGGTTCGATCTCGTAGGCCTTGATCGACTCGTCGCGGCGGGCCTGCCAGTCGATGCGGTTCGACGCGCCGTAGACGCTGTACTGCCGGTTCAGGAAGATCCAGGGAGCCTGGTCGTTCGCCAGCGCGTTGGCGTCCTGCATGAGTTGGTCCCGCGCGTCGGGGTCCGACTCGTCCTGTGACTGGTCCATCAGGCTGTCGAACTCGTCGTTGCTCCACGAGGAGAGCGCGCCGTTCGTCGTCAGTAGCGGGATGAGCGTCTGGCTCGCGTCGAAGGTCGCGTTCCCCCACCCGATCAGGTAGAACGGCGGCTTGTCCTCGATGCTGCCGGTCGTCAGTTCGCCCGCGAGCGTCGGGAAGTCACGCTGGCGAACCGAACAGGAGACGTTCGACAGTTCGTCGATGTACCCCGCGACCGCCTGTGCGATCTCCACGTCACGAAGGTAGCGGCCGACCGGCGTGTGGAGTTCGATCTCCGCGCCGGCGTAGCCGGACTCCTCGACGAGGGACTCGGCCTGCTCCACGTCGTAGGGGTAGATGTCGAGGTCCGAGTTGTACCCGACGAAGCCCTGCAGGGTCGGCTGGCTCGTCGCGTCCGCGAAGCCGGACAGCACGTTCTCGATGATCGACTCCAGGTCGATGGCGTAGTTCATCGCGCGGCGGAACTCGAGCGAGTCGAACGGCTCGACGTCGTACCGCATCGCGTTGTAGATGACGCGCGTACTCGGCACCGCCTCGATGCGGGTGCTCTCCTCGTTCCGGACGCGGCTGACCTCCTGTGGCGGGACGTTGACGGTGATGTCGGTCTCGCCGGAGACCAACTGGTTGACCCGAGTGGACGACTCGGTCGCGGCGTTCATCGTGATCGTGTCGACCGCGGCCGGTTCGTCCCAGTAGTCCTCGTACTTCGTGTACGTGACCGACTCGTCTGCGGTGTAGGTGTCGAGCTGGAAGGGACCGGTCCCGTTCGCGCTGGAGTTGATCTCTGCGGTCTCACGCTCCTCGATCCACGACTGCTGGACGATGTCGCCGTAGGTCGCCAGCAGGCCGAAGACGGTGGGGTTCACGCTCCCCGAGAGCACGTCGACGGCGCGCTCGCCGTCGACGACCTCTGCGGACTCCACGCCCGCGAGCTGGTCGGACTGCGGCGAGGCGAGTCCACCGACGTCCTCGTTGACGATCCGGTTGTAGCTGAAGGCTACGTCTGCCGGGGTGAGTTCGTCGCCGTTGTGGAACGTGACGCCCTCGCGGATGAACAGGCGGACACGACCGTCCTCGATGCGTTCGTAGTCGGTCGCGAGCGCCTCGACGACACCACCCTCGCGGTTGCGGTCGAGCGCTCCCTCGTACATCTGCATCACGATGATGTCGGTCGTCGTCTCCCGGTGGTCGTGGGGGTCCAGCCCGGAGTCGAGGTTCCCCTGCGTGATCGTGACACCGAACTCCTCGTCGGTGGGCGTCTCGGTCTCGGTGTCCATGTCGGTCTCCGTCTCCGTGTCGCCGCCGCCCTCGGTCGGTTCCGGCGTGGGCGCTTCCTCGCCGGTACAGCCGGCCAGGCCAGCCGTCGCCGCCGCACCGCCCGCCAGCGTGAGGTACTTGCGCCGCGTCACCGATGACTGCTCCTGCGAGTCTGTCATACACCCTCATGGTAAGTGGTCGGATATATACCCTGTGGTCGCACCCGTCCACGACCACGACAGCGGACGGCGATTTCGCCGGTGCTCGACCGCGCCGCAAATTTAAGTACGTCGGCGGTAAGGGCGAAGTATGGCCGCCTTCGGGCGCTCGGCGCTTCGGGATCTGTTCGACGACTCGCCGACTCCGCACATCGCCCACCCGCCACGGAGCCACCACCGCGACTTCTACGT
This genomic window from Salinirubrum litoreum contains:
- a CDS encoding ABC transporter substrate-binding protein encodes the protein MTDSQEQSSVTRRKYLTLAGGAAATAGLAGCTGEEAPTPEPTEGGGDTETETDMDTETETPTDEEFGVTITQGNLDSGLDPHDHRETTTDIIVMQMYEGALDRNREGGVVEALATDYERIEDGRVRLFIREGVTFHNGDELTPADVAFSYNRIVNEDVGGLASPQSDQLAGVESAEVVDGERAVDVLSGSVNPTVFGLLATYGDIVQQSWIEERETAEINSSANGTGPFQLDTYTADESVTYTKYEDYWDEPAAVDTITMNAATESSTRVNQLVSGETDITVNVPPQEVSRVRNEESTRIEAVPSTRVIYNAMRYDVEPFDSLEFRRAMNYAIDLESIIENVLSGFADATSQPTLQGFVGYNSDLDIYPYDVEQAESLVEESGYAGAEIELHTPVGRYLRDVEIAQAVAGYIDELSNVSCSVRQRDFPTLAGELTTGSIEDKPPFYLIGWGNATFDASQTLIPLLTTNGALSSWSNDEFDSLMDQSQDESDPDARDQLMQDANALANDQAPWIFLNRQYSVYGASNRIDWQARRDESIKAYEIEPAN